The Merismopedia glauca CCAP 1448/3 sequence CCCCAATCCCCAATCCCCAATCTATAGAGCCTGCTGGGCTTCAATTAAAAATGCCGTTGTATCGTCAGTATTCATCGGTTTAGAAAAGAGATATCCTTGACCATAGGGACAATTTAAAGATTTTAAATGCGTCACTTGCTCCCATTGTTCTACTCCTTCGGCGACGATACTTAGTCCTAGAGTGTTGCCTAAGTTGACAATCGATTTAACAATCAGAGTTTTATTTTTGGGCGTTAGGATTCCACCCAAAGGATGCACAAAAGATCGGTCAATCTTGATAACTTGAAAGGGAAAAGCTTGTAAATAGCTCAGGGAAGAGTATCCTGTGCCAAAATCATCCAGACAGATTTGAAAGCCCCGTAGTTGGAGTTGATTTAAGATAATTGCCGCAGATTCAGGGTTTTTAATGACTGCCGTTTCGGTAATTTCTAGCTTTAAGTTACTAGGATTCAGGGCGGTTTCTTCCAGAACTCGATCCATAAATGTCAGTAAACCAGGTCTTTCAAAGTGTTTACCCGAAAGATTCACACTCATAAATAATGAATCCAGTGCTGGAAACTGTTGCTGCCAGAGGCTCAATTGTCGGTAGGCTGTAGTAATGACCCATCGATCTAGGCGCACAATTAGTCCAGTTTCTTCAGCAATAGGGACAAACTCAATAGGGGCAATTAAGCCTTTTTGGGGATGCTGCCAGCGAATCAGGGCTTCAAATCCTTGAAGCACTAGAGTATCCAGCGCTAGAATTGGTTGATAATACACCAATAGCTCTGAGGAATTCCCTGTTGAGGCTTCTGCTTGGTCAAATAAGCGACGTAGATCGGTTTCAATCTTTAACTGCTGGAAAGCCGCAGTATGCATGGAAATATCAAAGATTTTCTGGTTGCCAGATCCAGTAGATTTGGCTCTATACATAGCCGTATCGGCATCCCGCAGCAGATTTGCTACAGAATTTTCTTCGCTATATACCTGCGTAGTGCTAAAAGCAATACCAATACTGGTTGAGATCACAATTTCATGCTCATCGATCTCAATGGGTGTTTTTAAGACTTCGTGAATCCGTTCTGCTACTTGTAAGGCAATTTCTGGATCGCTCAGATCTTCAAGTAACACGACAAATTCATCACCACCTAAACGCGCCACAGTATCACCAAGGCGGTGACAGGTTTGTAACCTTTGTGCCACTGCGATTAACAGTCGATCGCCCACTTGGTGACCTAAACTATCATTGATGACCTTAAAGCGATCTAAATCTAAGAATAAGACCGCAAAAAAACTATCTGATTGTCTTTGGTGACGCTTAAAAGATTGCTCAATGCGATCGCTCAAGGCATTCCGATTGGCTAACCCTGTGAGTCCATCATGCAGTGCATTGTATTGTAGTCGCTCTTTTATGTGCCGTCGCTCTGTAATATCTGTGGTAATCCCATCAATCCGAATCGGAGTATCTTGAGCATTTGTGACCAGATGCATTCGAGTATTTACCCACCTCACCTCCTGGTTTGGCCACAAAATTCTGTATTCGATATCTTCTCGACCTGAAATGTATACTGCTTGATAGGCTTGTTCTACCAAAAGTTTATCCTCTGGGTGAACCATTTCTTGCCAAAGGGTAAGGTTTTGTAAAAAGTCGGCGGTCGATCTGCCAAAGACTTGATGGGTCGCTGAGCTAAGGTAGAGTAACTGAAAGGTCTGAGGGACGACTGACCAGACTACATCCTCAATTGAACTGAGAATACTATCAAGTCGCTCCTGATGTTGCTGTAGGTTTTGCTCTTGGTTATTAATCTGGGTTTCTAAAACCTCAATTGTCTCCATTGCAGACTTGAGGGCTATTTTGTACTCTAAGTCTTCTGAAATATTGGCTGCTAGGGGTTGATGAAGTGAAGCGATCGCTGACGCTGTACTGAGGAATATCCCCGCCCCAGTATCGCTAAAAAATGCGACGAGAATGCCTTTTTCGTCCCTAATAGGCAAATAAGATCGGGAATATTGACTAAAATGCTCCCAAAAGTCTGAGAGATCTGAATATTTAAAAACATCAACCTCACGCACCATAATTTCTGCAATCAAACAATCTTGCCAGTTTGGTCTGGATCTAGCCAATTGCAGGATTTGGCGATCGCTCACCAGTCCTAACAATTGCTGTTCCTCTACTACCAAGGCGCAACAGACATTGGCTTGGTTCATCAGGGCGATCGCTTCCCTAACTGTTAAATTTCTAGCCAAGTTACAAGGTGAATGGTCGATAAATGTTTTCAGATTCATGCAGATCTCAATGGAGTGGTAGAGGTTTTGAGATTTTTACTACCTTAATCCGCTCAAAAAGGCTGTGGTTTTCTGCCGATAACATGATTTTTAAACAAGCTCTGGGCTAAAGTTTGAAACATTACTTCTACTTGTTCTCCTGTTTTAGCAGAGGTTTGAAACATTTGGACAACTTGGGGATGGGTTTGTAAACTGGCTATACTCTCCAAGACATCGGTGTAACCCTCTTTTTTCAGTATATCTAGTTTATTCAAAGCAATGATGCAAGAAATGCCCTTTGGGTTCACAGAACACACTAATTCGATATGCTTGGGGATATGTTCAATTGTTTCTAGGCGATTGAGATCCGCGACGATAATGGCACCACTTGCCCCCTCCAAATAACTAGGTATAATGGGCTGAAACTGCGTTTCACCCTCAATATCCCAAATCATCAACTGAATTTGTCTAGCGATCGCTTCCTGGCTAGAAACGGACAAAAGCTTGCGGGAAATTTTTACCCCAATGGTTGACAAATAATGGTCGCTAAATTGTTGATCGAGAAAGCGCCGTACTAAGCTGGTTTTACCCACACCAAAGTCACCCACCATGCAA is a genomic window containing:
- a CDS encoding Rab family GTPase, whose product is MSVILKKVCMVGDFGVGKTSLVRRFLDQQFSDHYLSTIGVKISRKLLSVSSQEAIARQIQLMIWDIEGETQFQPIIPSYLEGASGAIIVADLNRLETIEHIPKHIELVCSVNPKGISCIIALNKLDILKKEGYTDVLESIASLQTHPQVVQMFQTSAKTGEQVEVMFQTLAQSLFKNHVIGRKPQPF
- a CDS encoding EAL domain-containing protein is translated as MNLKTFIDHSPCNLARNLTVREAIALMNQANVCCALVVEEQQLLGLVSDRQILQLARSRPNWQDCLIAEIMVREVDVFKYSDLSDFWEHFSQYSRSYLPIRDEKGILVAFFSDTGAGIFLSTASAIASLHQPLAANISEDLEYKIALKSAMETIEVLETQINNQEQNLQQHQERLDSILSSIEDVVWSVVPQTFQLLYLSSATHQVFGRSTADFLQNLTLWQEMVHPEDKLLVEQAYQAVYISGREDIEYRILWPNQEVRWVNTRMHLVTNAQDTPIRIDGITTDITERRHIKERLQYNALHDGLTGLANRNALSDRIEQSFKRHQRQSDSFFAVLFLDLDRFKVINDSLGHQVGDRLLIAVAQRLQTCHRLGDTVARLGGDEFVVLLEDLSDPEIALQVAERIHEVLKTPIEIDEHEIVISTSIGIAFSTTQVYSEENSVANLLRDADTAMYRAKSTGSGNQKIFDISMHTAAFQQLKIETDLRRLFDQAEASTGNSSELLVYYQPILALDTLVLQGFEALIRWQHPQKGLIAPIEFVPIAEETGLIVRLDRWVITTAYRQLSLWQQQFPALDSLFMSVNLSGKHFERPGLLTFMDRVLEETALNPSNLKLEITETAVIKNPESAAIILNQLQLRGFQICLDDFGTGYSSLSYLQAFPFQVIKIDRSFVHPLGGILTPKNKTLIVKSIVNLGNTLGLSIVAEGVEQWEQVTHLKSLNCPYGQGYLFSKPMNTDDTTAFLIEAQQAL